The following coding sequences lie in one Primulina huaijiensis isolate GDHJ02 chromosome 2, ASM1229523v2, whole genome shotgun sequence genomic window:
- the LOC140956910 gene encoding uncharacterized protein: MQAQMLAWIAQFFAQFAGNIAGVDTGVRPRPEAVYERFRKMDPKEFSGTTDPVIAEGWIKSIEVIFTFMELQDADRVICATFLLAGDAKLWWESASVLVNLQTLTWEGFNEGDNNVTEFVRKFERGCHFVPLITNDSREKLRHFIDGLRQVLRHDFRVAGPTIYAVAVSRALGQQGKRPFQGPLKDKGLITENKAPQKPGEYPWCPKCKRQHMGQCLWGSGKCFKCGASDHMLKDCPQ; the protein is encoded by the exons atgcaggcacagatgcttgcaTGGATAGcacagttcttcgcacagttcgcGGGAAACATTGCTGGAGTTGATACGGGAGTGAGGCCCAGGCCAGAGGCGGTGTATGAGAGATTCAGGAAGATGGATccgaaggagttctcggggactactgacccggtGATAgcggagggatggattaagtccatcgaggtgataTTCACTTTTATGGAGCTacaggatgcagacagagtcatATGTGCCACTTTTCTGTTGGCAGGAGATGCCAAactgtggtgggagagtgcatctGTGTTAGTAAATTTGCAGACCCTTACTTGGGAGGGTTTCAATGAg GGAGACAACAATGTGACAGAGTTTGtaaggaagtttgagagggggtgtcacttcgtGCCCCTAATTACGAATGATtcccgggagaagctgaggcatttcattGATGGTTTACGGCAGGTCTTGCGCCATGATTTtagagttgctggtcctaccaTTTATGCTGTTGCTGTATCTAGAGCCTTG GGACAGCAGGGAAAGAGGCCGTTTCAAGGACCGTTGAAAGACAAAGGTCTTATTACGGAAAATAAGGCTCCTCAGAAGCCTGGTGAGTATCCATGGTGCCCGAAATGCAAGCGCCAACATATGGGGCAGTGTTTATGGGGCTCaggcaaatgcttcaagtgtggagctaGCGATCACATGCTGAAGGACTGCCCGCAGTAG